The proteins below come from a single Panicum hallii strain FIL2 chromosome 7, PHallii_v3.1, whole genome shotgun sequence genomic window:
- the LOC112898901 gene encoding ABC transporter C family member 4-like — protein sequence MPSSSALPWWLATTACSPPPTSSRSLPARFAFLFLSPCPQRALLAALDLAFLLAALALAFRARRRDDGGLDPRTPEREPLLATAAGPRRGTGIRHGLALAASGAQAAAALVLLAVALLRRHQVATGAWVAAECALLAVHAVAHLAAAGIVAAEKKHGPGVATPVVHPLHLRLFWLGTGAFAALFSGCAAARYAAGDPLLPDDSLAFAWLALSLPLLYFSATGSTGLAGHAAAAEVTYATAPWLSLATFGWINPLIAKGSKATLAVDDVPPVAPADTAEAAYALFISNWPVPPPESPPSKPGRPVLTAILRSFWPQLLLTAVLGVAHLSVMYIGPSLVDRFVKFIRRGGDVMEGLQLVAILLAGKTAETLTSHHYEFQGQKLGMRIHSALIAAVYRKSLRLSTGARRAHGTGAIVNYMEVDAEEVSDATHQLHNLWLMPLQIVVALALLYTHLGPAVLTAIAAIVVVTVVVAFANKLNIEYQSKFLGKRDERMKAITELLNYIRVIKLQAWEETFGAKIRDLREEELGWLAKSMYFMCANTIVLWSGPLAMTVLVFGTCVLTGVKLDAGKVFTATAFFHMLDGPMQSFPEAIAALTQATVSLGRLDRFLLEAELDDAAVERVDDTGIGPGEVVVAVRDGVFAWDMRGKKESEEEEGDDDDHESEDEEEEGEDDDDDDEEEEKDVEPTPVLETVLKDIIMEVRRGELVAVVGTVGSGKSSLLSCIMGEMEKVSGMVRVCGSTAYVAQTAWIQSGTIQENILFGQQMHPERYKEIIRSCCLEKDLEMMEFGDQTEIGERGINLSGGQKQRIQLARAAYQNCSIYLLDDVFSAVDAHTGSSIFKECIRGMLKGKTIVLVTHQVDFLRNVDNIFVMRDGMIAQSGKYDELIEAGSDFASFVAAHDSSMELMEQSQPVEKTEHSLRSTSIGKGEKAVVAPDIEAGTSKIIQEEERESGQVSWRVYELYMTEAWGWWGVVGMIGLALVWQGSDLASDYWLSYKLSGSTPFDPSMFFGVYVAVALFAMVLEVIKTLLETVFGLKTAQIFFKKMFDSILRAPMSFFDTTPSGRILSRASADQTTIDDVLAFFVGLTISMYISVLSTVIVTCQVAWPSVIAVIPLLLLNIWYKNRYLETSRELTRLEGVTNAPVIDHFSETVLGATTIRCFKKEKEFFQKSLLGINSGLRMSFHSCAATEWLGFRLELIGTLVLSITAFLMISLPSNFIKKEFVGMSLSHGLALNSLVYFAISTSCMLENDMIAVERVNQFSNLPSEAPWKIEGNLPSPNWPTHGDIDIKDLKVRYRPNTPLILKGINVSISGGEKIGIVGRTGSGKSTLIQALFRLIEPTEGKMIIDGIDICTLGLQDLRSRFGIIPQEPVLFEGTIRNNIDPIGQYSDAEIWQALKRCQLKNVVASKPEKLDAPVADGGENWSVGQRQLLCLGRVILKRTRILFMDEATASVDSQTDATIQKITRREFKSCTIISIAHRIPTVMDCDRVLVLDEGLVKEFDAPSRLMEQPSLFGAMVQEYGNRSSDL from the exons ATGCCGTCCAGTTCCGCCCTCCCGTGGTGGCTCGCCACCACCgcctgctccccgccgccgacgTCGTCGCGCTCCCTCCCGGCCAGATTCgccttcctcttcctctccccaTGCCCGCAGCGCGCGCTCCTCGCCGCCCTCGACCTCGCGTTCCTCCTCGCCGCTCTCGCCCTCGCcttccgcgcccgccgccgcgatgACGGCGGCCTCGACCCCCGCACGCCGGAGCGGGAGCCCCTCCTCGCCACGGCCGCGGGTCCTCGCCGCGGAACCGGCATCCGGCACGGGCTCGCGCTCGCGGCGTCCGGggcccaggcggcggcggccctcgTGCTGCTCGCGGTCGCTCTCCTGCGCCGCCACCAGGTAGCGACGGGGGCGTGGGTCGCGGCGGAGTGCGCACTCCTCGCCGTGCACGCCGTCGCGCACCTCGCGGCCGCGGGGATCGTCGCGGCGGAGAAGAAGCATGGGCCTGGGGTGGCAACGCCGGTCGTCCACCCGCTGCACCTCAGACTCTTCTGGCTCGGTACGGGGGCTTTCGCCGCACTCTTCTCCGGGTGCGCCGCCGCGCGGTACGCTGCCGGGGACCCGCTCCTCCCCGATGACTCGCTCGCGTTCGCGTGGCTGGCGCTTTCCCTCCCGCTGCTGTATTTCTCGGCCACTGGCTCCACCGGCCTTGCTGGCCATGCCGCCGCGGCGGAAGTGACGTACGCCACGGCGCCGTGGCTCTCCCTCGCGACGTTCGGATGGATCAATCCGCTCATCGCCAAGGGCTCGAAGGCGACCCTCGCGGTGGACGACGTCCCGCCGGTGGCGCCGGCCGACACCGCCGAGGCGGCCTACGCGCTCTTCATCTCCAACTGGCCCGTTCCGCCACCCGAgtcgccgccgtccaagcccGGGCGCCCGGTCCTCACCGCGATCCTGCGCTCCTTCTGGCCGCAGTTACTTCTCACCGCCGTGCTCGGCGTGGCGCACCTCTCCGTCATGTACATCGGCCCGTCGCTTGTGGACAGGTTCGTCAAGTTCATCCGTCGCGGCGGGGATGTCATGGAGGGGCTCCAGCTCGTGGCCATCCTGCTCGCCGGCAAGACGGCCGAGACGTTGACGTCACACCACTACGAGTTCCAGGGCCAGAAGCTGGGGATGCGCATCCACTCCGCGCTGATCGCCGCCGTGTACCGCAAGTCGCTGCGGCTGTCCACGGGCGCCCGGCGAGCGCACGGCACCGGTGCCATCGTGAACTACATGGAGGTGGACGCCGAGGAGGTGTCCGACGCCACGCACCAGCTCCACAACCTGTGGCTGATGCCACTGCAGATCGTCGTGGCGCTCGCTCTGCTCTACACCCACCTGGGGCCCGCCGTGCTCACCGCCATTGCTGCCATCGTCGTGGTCACCGTGGTTGTGGCCTTCGCCAACAAGCTCAACATCGAGTACCAGTCCAAGTTCCTGGGCAAGCGCGACGAGCGCATGAAGGCCATCACCGAGCTGCTCAACTACATCCGGGTGATCAAGCTGCAGGCGTGGGAGGAGACGTTCGGGGCCAAGATCCGCGACCTCCGGGAGGAAGAGCTTGGGTGGCTGGCCAAGTCCATGTACTTCATGTGTGCCAACACCATCGTGCTGTGGAGTGGTCCGCTCGCCATGACCGTGCTCGTGTTCGGCACCTGCGTGCTCACCGGCGTCAAGCTCGACGCCGGCAAGGTGTTCACGGCCACCGCCTTCTTCCATATGCTGGACGGACCGATGCAGAGCTTCCCCGAGGCCATTGCCGCTTTGACGCAGGCAACCGTGTCTCTCGGCAGGCTTGACAGATTCCTCTTGGAAGCCGAGCTTGATGACGCGGCAGTGGAGCGCGTGGACGACACCGGCATTGGCCCAGGAGAGGTGGTTGTGGCGGTGCGCGATGGCGTTTTTGCGTGGGACATGAGGGGTAAGAAGGAGAGCGAAGAAGAGGAAGGTGACGATGATGACCATGAAAGCGAGGATGAGGAAGAGGAGGgtgaggacgacgacgacgacgacgaagaagaagagaaggatgTGGAGCCGACACCGGTGCTGGAAACGGTGCTCAAGGATATCATTATGGAGGTAAGGAGGGGAGAGCTCGTCGCGGTGGTCGGGACTGTCGGATCCGGCAAGTCATCGCTGCTGTCCTGCATTATGGGGGAGATGGAGAAGGTCTCCGGCATG GTGAGAGTCTGTGGGAGCACTGCATATGTTGCACAGACTGCTTGGATTCAAAGCGGAACCATTCAAGAGAACATCTTATTTGGCCAGCAGATGCATCCTGAAAGATATAAAGAAATTATACGGTCTTGCTGCCTGGAAAAAGATTTAGAAATGATGGAATTCGGTGACCAGACTGAAATAGGAGAACGCGGAATTAATCTCAGCGGTGGGCAGAAACAGCGTATTCAGCTTGCCAGAGCAGCTTATCAAAATTGCAGTATATATCTTCTTGATGATGTGTTCAGTGCTGTTGATGCACACACAGGTTCAAGTATCTTTAAG GAGTGTATAAGGGGCATGCTTAAGGGAAAGACCATCGTACTTGTTACACATCAAGTGGATTTCTTGCGTAATGTTGATAATATATTT GTCATGAGAGATGGTATGATTGCACAATCCGGAAAGTATGATGAACTAATAGAAGCAGGCTCAGATTTTGCATCTTTTGTCGCTGCTCATGACAGTTCAATGGAGCTGATGGAGCAAAGTCAGCCAGTAGAGAAAACTGAACATTCCCTTCGCTCTACATCCATAGGAAAGGGTGAGAAGGCGGTTGTGGCACCTGACATAGAGGCAGGTACTTCTAAGATTATacaagaagaagaaagggagagtGGTCAAGTAAGTTGGCGAGTGTATGAGCTATACATGACAGAGGCTTGGGGTTGGTGGGGGGTTGTGGGCATGATTGGCTTAGCATTGGTGTGGCAAGGTTCTGATTTGGCTAGCGACTATTGGCTATCATACAAATTGTCAGGCAGTACTCCATTTGACCCATCTATGTTTTTTGGAGTCTATGTAGCCGTAGCTCTATTTGCAATGGTTCTTGAGGTAATCAAGACTCTTCTTGAGACGGTTTTTGGACTTAAAACAGCTCAGATATTTTTCAAGAAGATGTTTGACAGCATTCTGCGTGCTCCAATGTCATTTTTTGATACCACTCCTTCAGGAAGGATTCTCAGTCGG GCATCAGCAGACCAAACAACCATTGACGATGTGCTCGCCTTTTTTGTTGGTCTGACAATTTCAATGTACATTTCAGTATTGAGCACTGTAATTGTTACTTGTCAGGTCGCATGGCCATCAGTTATAGCAGTAATTCCACTTCTTCTACTTAACATCTGGTACAAG AACCGCTACCTTGAAACTTCTCGGGAGTTAACTCGGCTTGAAGGAGTAACAAATGCACCAGTTATTGATCATTTCTCAGAGACTGTTCTAGGTGCTACAACCATAAGAtgtttcaaaaaagaaaaagaattttTCCAGAAGAGTCTATTGGGAATTAATTCAGGTTTGCGGATGTCCTTCCACAGCTGTGCAGCAACCGAGTGGCTCGGGTTCCGACTGGAACTGATTGGAACACTTGTATTGTCAATAACAGCTTTTCTCATGATCAGTTTGCCCagtaattttataaagaaag AATTTGTTGGTATGTCTCTTTCGCATGGCCTTGCACTCAATTCCCTGGTGTACTTTGCAATATCCACTAGCTGTATGTTAGAAAATGACATGATTGCTGTGGAGAGGGTAAATCAGTTCAGCAATCTTCCTTCTGAGGCGCCATGGAAAATAGAAGGCAATCTTCCTTCTCCGAATTGGCCCACTCATGGAGAtattgacattaaggatctaaaG GTTAGGTACCGACCAAACACACCTCTAATTCTGAAAGGTATTAATGTAAGCATCAGTGGTGGAGAGAAGATAGGAATAGTTGGAAGGACAGGCAGTGGCAAGTCAACTTTGATTCAAGCATTGTTCAGGCTGATCGAGCCTACAGAGGGGAAGATGATCATTGATGGAATAGACATATGTACACTGGGTCTGCAAGACCTGAGATCTCGATTCGGCATAATTCCCCAGGAACCCGTCCTCTTTGAAGGAACAATTCGAAACAACATAGATCCCATTGGGCAGTATTCAGATGCTGAAATATGGCAG GCTCTGAAGCGCTGCCAGCTGAAAAATGTAGTAGCTTCAAAACCTGAAAAACTTGATGCTCCAG TGGCTGACGGTGGAGAGAACTGGAGCGTAGGCCAAAGGCAGCTTCTGTGTCTTGGTCGTGTCATATTGAAGCGGACCCGAATCTTATTTATGGATGAGGCAACTGCTTCTGTTGATTCTCAAACAGATGCCACGATTCAGAAGATCACACGACGAGAGTTCAAATCATGCACAATAATTAGCATTGCACACAGAATACCAACAGTCATGGACTGTGATAGAGTTTTGGTACTGGATGAAG GTCTGGTAAAAGAATTTGACGCACCGTCAAGGTTAATGGAACAGCCATCACTCTTCGGTGCAATGGTTCAGGAGTATGGCAACCGCTCTTCGGACCTGTAG